One segment of Candidatus Micropelagos thuwalensis DNA contains the following:
- the rsmD gene encoding 16S rRNA (guanine(966)-N(2))-methyltransferase RsmD produces the protein MRIIAGTWKGRALQTPKNNLTRPTSDRIREALFSALESRIQFDEAHVLDIFAGTGALGLEALSRGAASCYFVEKINAACAVIESNIHALNATDKTHLLKCDAVRLGKHEKQAPLFNLVFLDPPYGKGLAEKTLQCLQEGGWLAQDALLVVEEDKRAGFIPPSGFDEIYRRAYGDTEITLLSNIS, from the coding sequence ATGCGTATTATTGCCGGAACATGGAAAGGGCGCGCCCTTCAAACGCCTAAAAATAACCTGACACGCCCGACATCCGACCGTATTAGAGAGGCGTTATTTTCTGCCCTTGAAAGCCGTATCCAGTTTGATGAAGCCCATGTGCTTGACATTTTCGCTGGTACCGGCGCTTTAGGACTTGAGGCTTTGTCGCGTGGGGCGGCGAGCTGTTATTTTGTAGAAAAAATCAATGCGGCCTGTGCTGTTATTGAAAGTAACATTCATGCACTGAATGCCACCGATAAAACGCATCTTCTGAAATGCGACGCGGTGAGACTAGGAAAGCATGAAAAGCAGGCGCCTTTATTCAATCTTGTCTTTCTCGATCCCCCCTATGGTAAGGGGCTTGCGGAAAAAACATTGCAATGTTTGCAAGAGGGCGGCTGGCTGGCACAGGATGCATTGCTGGTGGTGGAAGAAGATAAGCGCGCAGGCTTTATACCCCCCTCAGGTTTTGATGAAATCTATAGGCGCGCATATGGCGATACTGAAATTACCTTGCTTTCAAATATTTCCTAG
- a CDS encoding nucleoside deaminase translates to MNDSKISQTPPNTEAHTTPMQRALVEAKAAAARGEVPVGAVITNPKGYVIAANGNRIIEYADPTAHAEILVIREATSVLQNERLVGCNLYVTLEPCPMCAGAISLARIKRLYYGAADEKAGGADHGVRLFSHPSCHHRPEVYGGIEEFACATILRDFFAVKRQS, encoded by the coding sequence ATGAACGATTCAAAAATATCCCAAACTCCGCCCAACACCGAGGCCCATACCACACCTATGCAACGCGCACTTGTGGAAGCTAAAGCCGCCGCCGCACGGGGAGAAGTGCCTGTAGGGGCAGTTATCACGAATCCAAAGGGGTATGTAATTGCTGCAAATGGTAATAGAATTATAGAATATGCCGACCCTACTGCTCATGCTGAGATTCTTGTCATCCGTGAGGCAACTTCCGTATTACAAAATGAAAGACTTGTAGGTTGCAACCTCTATGTAACACTAGAACCTTGCCCAATGTGCGCCGGGGCAATTTCGCTCGCACGCATCAAACGGCTTTATTATGGGGCTGCAGATGAAAAGGCAGGTGGCGCAGATCATGGTGTAAGGTTGTTTTCCCATCCATCCTGTCATCATCGTCCCGAGGTTTATGGCGGAATAGAAGAGTTTGCATGTGCGACAATTTTGCGAGATTTTTTTGCTGTTAAGCGTCAATCATAA
- a CDS encoding DUF3604 domain-containing protein: MSQKTDNTNTPHITKIISGVILGVILFAGLYVVGVYFDLYGKTRDAGVIQAGGLAPEILSQRVDAQQATIGQMDENDEAQILFGDLHVHSTFSTDAFLWSMPLYGGEGVYPIADACDYARYCSGIDFWAITDHAEATTKKRWSQTKQSLRDCNARAGDPSNPDMISYLGFEWSQVGPTPETHYGHKNVIFKGLEDKELAMRPIASGGLATEVLRNQSSNMMPRSTVFLDFENRQVYYDIRKYLSEIGEAPSCDPSLPSNELPDDCFEIAETPADLVERLGQQNLNPLIIPHGSSWGFYTPFRTTWDKQLKAAMYPEKFKLIEIMSGHGNSEEYRDYKNAIPGPDGMLACPEPTENFTPLCHRAGEILLERCLASGETQNVCENRAEYARFASANMITAGHLAIGASEPSDWLDAGQCIDCFRPSFNHRPGTSIQYGLAISNFDNPKNPTRFNWGFISASDNHRARPGTGYKPAQRLRTTEMARIESDYLIDMMRQTNEEYAEAELVTLDDRRDDLSFNMLEVERQGSYWTTGGLAAVHTPSRDRKTVFNAMENRQVYATSGPRILLWFDLKTDKETINMGGSTNMDANPTFNVKAVGDFDQLPGCPTHVVENLGAERVQKLCGGECYNPSDERLPITRIEIVRIKPQISPDEKVGNLIEDPWLVHQCDTSSEGCQFSFTDEDFVKDGRDTTYYARAIQSPTQVINADPLRCEYDETGQCVKVNLCYGDYRQDPEDQCDDPSEERAWSSPIYVNIE, encoded by the coding sequence ATGTCACAAAAAACAGATAATACCAACACGCCGCATATAACCAAAATTATCTCCGGTGTTATTCTCGGGGTTATTTTGTTTGCTGGCCTTTATGTTGTAGGTGTCTACTTTGACCTTTATGGCAAAACCCGTGATGCGGGGGTCATTCAAGCTGGCGGTCTCGCGCCAGAAATTCTTTCCCAACGTGTAGACGCGCAACAAGCTACCATTGGGCAAATGGATGAAAATGACGAAGCGCAAATCTTATTCGGTGATTTGCATGTTCACAGCACTTTCTCAACAGATGCATTTTTATGGTCTATGCCGCTTTATGGCGGCGAAGGTGTTTATCCAATCGCTGACGCCTGCGATTATGCGCGCTATTGCTCTGGTATAGACTTCTGGGCGATTACCGACCACGCTGAAGCCACAACAAAAAAGAGATGGTCACAAACCAAGCAGTCTTTGCGTGATTGTAATGCCCGCGCGGGCGATCCATCAAACCCGGACATGATCAGTTACCTCGGCTTTGAGTGGTCTCAAGTCGGCCCGACACCCGAAACACATTATGGTCATAAAAATGTAATTTTTAAGGGGCTTGAAGATAAAGAATTAGCCATGCGTCCTATTGCTTCAGGTGGTCTGGCAACGGAGGTGCTTCGTAATCAGTCCTCAAATATGATGCCCCGCTCAACCGTATTTCTGGATTTTGAGAATCGTCAGGTCTATTACGACATTAGAAAATATCTCTCAGAGATTGGCGAAGCGCCATCATGCGATCCGTCATTACCTTCAAATGAACTGCCGGATGATTGCTTTGAAATTGCTGAAACGCCCGCCGATTTGGTAGAGCGTCTCGGACAACAAAATTTAAACCCTTTAATTATTCCGCATGGCTCAAGCTGGGGCTTTTACACGCCGTTCCGCACAACTTGGGACAAACAACTCAAAGCCGCCATGTATCCCGAAAAATTTAAGCTCATCGAAATTATGTCTGGTCATGGTAATTCCGAAGAATATAGGGATTATAAAAACGCAATTCCTGGCCCAGACGGTATGCTTGCCTGTCCAGAACCCACAGAAAATTTTACACCACTATGTCATCGTGCCGGAGAAATTTTACTGGAGAGATGCCTCGCTTCGGGTGAGACACAAAATGTCTGTGAAAATCGCGCCGAATATGCCCGTTTTGCTTCAGCCAATATGATTACTGCCGGACATTTAGCTATTGGCGCCAGCGAACCAAGTGATTGGCTGGATGCGGGTCAGTGCATTGACTGTTTCAGACCCTCCTTCAACCATCGCCCCGGCACAAGCATTCAATATGGATTAGCGATTTCCAATTTTGACAACCCAAAGAACCCCACGCGGTTTAATTGGGGTTTTATCTCGGCCAGTGATAATCACCGCGCCCGCCCCGGTACTGGTTATAAACCTGCCCAAAGACTGCGAACCACCGAAATGGCGCGTATCGAGTCGGATTATTTAATTGATATGATGCGCCAGACGAATGAGGAATATGCCGAAGCCGAATTGGTGACACTTGACGATAGACGCGATGATCTAAGCTTCAACATGCTGGAAGTTGAACGTCAGGGGAGTTACTGGACGACAGGCGGTTTGGCGGCAGTTCATACACCAAGCCGCGACCGCAAAACTGTTTTTAATGCTATGGAAAACCGACAAGTCTACGCCACATCCGGTCCGCGAATTTTACTCTGGTTTGATTTAAAAACTGATAAAGAAACAATCAATATGGGGGGCAGCACCAATATGGATGCAAATCCGACTTTTAACGTCAAAGCGGTTGGTGACTTTGACCAACTGCCCGGATGTCCCACCCATGTCGTGGAAAACCTTGGCGCGGAACGTGTGCAGAAATTATGTGGCGGTGAATGTTACAACCCGTCTGATGAAAGACTGCCAATCACCCGCATCGAGATCGTCCGCATTAAGCCACAAATATCACCTGACGAAAAAGTCGGTAACTTGATTGAAGACCCATGGCTTGTGCATCAATGTGATACGTCAAGTGAGGGTTGCCAATTCAGCTTTACCGATGAGGATTTTGTTAAAGACGGACGCGATACAACCTATTATGCGCGCGCTATTCAAAGCCCAACTCAAGTCATTAATGCTGATCCATTACGTTGTGAATATGATGAAACTGGGCAATGTGTGAAAGTTAACCTCTGTTACGGTGATTACCGTCAAGACCCAGAAGATCAGTGCGATGACCCAAGCGAAGAACGCGCATGGTCTTCGCCTATTTATGTGAATATTGAATAA
- the rraA gene encoding ribonuclease E activity regulator RraA, which produces MTETSIAMPEETICTADLSDAYSDELAYLGLAFRDFGKRSAFSGPIVTLDTFEDNGALRELLETKGDGQVIVVDGHGSTRCALLGGNLGELAEANGWYGIVINGFVRDTLELAEANVGIKALGTHPKKSLKRGVGAINVPLRIDGINIYPGAWLYADADGVIIAPQKLK; this is translated from the coding sequence ATGACTGAAACTTCTATAGCCATGCCCGAAGAGACAATCTGTACAGCCGATTTGTCAGATGCTTATTCCGATGAGTTAGCTTATCTTGGGCTGGCGTTTAGAGATTTTGGGAAGCGCTCAGCTTTTAGTGGACCAATTGTGACACTCGATACATTTGAGGATAATGGCGCGCTGAGAGAGTTACTAGAAACTAAGGGTGATGGGCAGGTGATTGTCGTTGACGGTCACGGCTCCACCCGATGCGCGTTACTTGGTGGCAATCTGGGCGAACTTGCAGAGGCAAACGGCTGGTACGGCATAGTGATAAACGGCTTTGTGAGAGATACGCTTGAACTGGCTGAAGCCAATGTCGGAATTAAGGCTTTGGGTACACATCCTAAAAAGAGCCTCAAGCGCGGGGTGGGCGCTATCAATGTGCCGCTTCGTATTGATGGTATTAATATTTATCCAGGTGCATGGCTTTATGCCGATGCTGACGGCGTTATTATTGCACCTCAAAAGCTAAAATAA
- a CDS encoding HupE/UreJ family protein has product MLKSFVRACAQKLFAGAIMVVLAPALLAGHEIIQSGVGIGGANAHEKSQSFSKWRSTEKGIAVIFTVAARQVTLLPPVNPNSPSLERTLSQHLDNTITLLKSEDPCIASGFSPRKAQPGFISMENYFMCPDEDIEDDNKVTISIESFMDYAETHIHFAQFKNETGQYRGYLFNYDRRQDVLSLEANGNMIAEDIGLIKTFFRYIHIGITHILSGVDHLVFLLGLLLLTNRLRDIVLVVTGFTIGHSLTLGLSAMKIVSTQSAIVEGLIGFTILVVAAEAVMARRNLMWLAGGVFALMLFFMGLYSITLEAPMPINGWAGLMLFAVAYGFYSQSLNIVRQTLPIVVVIFGFVHGFGFAGVLVEAGLPNNRLLSALIGFNIGVEIGQLLIVAIVWFGFFRYMHTRFSEKLHGAITDFAGIAMCGIGMFWFASRLLI; this is encoded by the coding sequence ATGCTCAAAAGTTTCGTAAGGGCATGTGCTCAAAAACTTTTTGCCGGTGCAATCATGGTTGTACTGGCTCCAGCTTTATTAGCTGGTCATGAAATTATTCAAAGTGGCGTCGGCATCGGCGGTGCCAACGCACATGAAAAAAGTCAGTCCTTCTCAAAATGGCGAAGCACCGAAAAAGGGATTGCCGTTATTTTCACAGTAGCCGCACGCCAAGTAACATTATTGCCACCCGTTAATCCTAACTCCCCATCGCTTGAACGAACATTAAGTCAACATTTGGATAACACGATAACACTTTTAAAATCGGAAGACCCCTGTATCGCCTCGGGCTTTTCACCGCGTAAAGCGCAGCCTGGCTTTATCAGCATGGAAAATTATTTCATGTGCCCTGATGAAGACATTGAGGATGACAATAAAGTTACCATCAGCATTGAGAGCTTCATGGATTATGCCGAAACACATATTCATTTTGCGCAATTTAAAAATGAAACCGGACAATATCGCGGTTACTTATTTAATTACGACCGGAGACAGGATGTTTTGAGCCTCGAAGCTAATGGCAATATGATTGCTGAAGATATTGGGCTTATTAAAACTTTTTTCCGTTATATCCATATAGGTATCACCCATATTTTAAGCGGCGTTGACCATCTGGTTTTTCTTCTCGGTCTTTTACTTCTGACCAACCGCTTGCGTGACATCGTTCTGGTCGTGACTGGTTTTACCATCGGTCACAGTCTGACACTGGGGCTGAGCGCAATGAAGATTGTCTCAACTCAGTCTGCCATTGTAGAGGGGCTGATTGGTTTTACTATTTTGGTTGTTGCCGCCGAAGCTGTCATGGCACGGCGCAATCTTATGTGGTTGGCAGGTGGTGTGTTTGCGCTCATGTTGTTTTTCATGGGCCTCTATTCCATCACGCTTGAAGCCCCTATGCCAATTAATGGTTGGGCCGGTTTGATGCTCTTTGCGGTTGCCTATGGGTTTTATTCTCAAAGCCTAAACATTGTGAGACAGACATTGCCAATTGTGGTTGTGATTTTTGGTTTCGTTCATGGATTTGGTTTTGCTGGCGTTTTGGTCGAGGCAGGTCTACCGAATAACCGACTGCTATCGGCGCTTATCGGTTTCAATATTGGCGTCGAAATCGGTCAGCTTTTGATTGTCGCTATTGTTTGGTTCGGCTTCTTCAGATATATGCATACACGCTTTTCAGAAAAGCTGCATGGTGCGATTACCGACTTTGCGGGTATCGCCATGTGTGGCATCGGCATGTTCTGGTTTGCTTCAAGGCTTCTAATTTAA
- the mutL gene encoding DNA mismatch repair endonuclease MutL, which produces MYKKIRKLPEGTINRIAAGEVVERPFSVVKELVENAIDADATRIDITLGSGGKSLIIVNDNGHGMTPEDMSLAIERHATSKLPEGDGGDRLFRVSSLGFRGEALPSIGAVSKMTITSRPVQNQVSIEENNTNSAMQLDVIAGKVDNLKPTSGSQGTRIEVRDLFFVTPARLKFLKSDRAETTAVGDVLRRLAMAYPIVGFSLTSEGRRSFAVTAEPDGSDTSRLNRLAAVMGQEFGSNAVSVFAERETEKGHMRLTGFAGLPTFNRATAQMQYLFVNGRPVKDRLLNGAVRGAYQDFLARNRHPAVALFIELDPSEVDVNVHPAKTEVRFRDPGLIRSMIVGALRAALAEAGHRASTTVADTALRSFSVPSYGRGGGEKPSAPPLLDKSQLHAVDRLQGGFTELSGYEAPPHASETHTDETQTFDIETPTENLDSYPLGLARAQLHETYVLAQTADGLVIVDQHAAHERLVYERMKEDMAVKGVERQILLLPEVVELDSAETDRLMARRAELAEIGFVLESFGDGAVLVREIPTLFRNADVKQLVQDLADEIAELGAALAIKEKLEEICSTLACHGSVRAGRRLNGEEMNALLREMEDTPHAGQCNHGRPTYVELKLADIEKLFGRR; this is translated from the coding sequence ATGTATAAAAAAATACGCAAATTACCTGAGGGAACAATTAATCGCATTGCTGCGGGTGAGGTCGTGGAGCGGCCGTTTAGTGTTGTCAAAGAACTCGTCGAAAATGCAATAGATGCGGATGCGACCCGTATTGACATAACTTTGGGTTCTGGTGGCAAGTCTTTAATTATTGTTAATGACAATGGTCACGGCATGACGCCGGAAGACATGTCTCTCGCGATTGAACGTCATGCGACATCTAAATTGCCTGAAGGGGATGGCGGTGATCGCTTATTTCGGGTGTCTTCATTGGGATTTCGCGGAGAGGCATTACCGTCTATCGGTGCTGTCTCGAAAATGACGATCACGTCCCGGCCTGTTCAAAATCAGGTCTCTATCGAAGAAAACAATACAAATTCCGCAATGCAACTTGATGTAATTGCGGGAAAGGTTGATAATTTAAAGCCGACATCAGGTTCACAAGGCACGCGCATAGAAGTCAGGGATTTATTTTTCGTTACCCCGGCGCGGTTGAAGTTTCTGAAAAGTGACCGCGCCGAAACCACAGCTGTTGGCGATGTTCTACGCCGACTGGCTATGGCATATCCAATAGTGGGTTTTAGTTTAACCTCAGAGGGACGAAGAAGTTTTGCTGTGACGGCGGAACCTGATGGTTCAGACACCTCTCGTCTTAACCGCCTTGCGGCTGTCATGGGACAGGAATTTGGTAGTAATGCTGTATCTGTTTTTGCTGAACGGGAAACAGAAAAAGGACATATGCGGCTCACTGGTTTTGCTGGGTTGCCGACCTTTAATCGTGCGACTGCGCAAATGCAGTATTTGTTTGTTAATGGGCGTCCCGTAAAAGACCGCCTACTTAATGGGGCAGTGCGTGGTGCCTATCAAGATTTTCTGGCACGCAACCGCCATCCGGCGGTGGCGCTTTTTATCGAGCTTGACCCGTCAGAGGTCGATGTGAATGTGCATCCGGCGAAAACCGAAGTACGCTTTCGTGATCCTGGTTTGATACGCAGTATGATTGTCGGCGCGCTCAGAGCGGCACTTGCAGAGGCAGGTCATCGTGCTTCAACAACGGTTGCGGACACTGCTTTAAGATCTTTTTCTGTGCCGTCTTATGGGCGGGGTGGGGGCGAAAAACCTTCAGCGCCTCCCTTGTTAGACAAGTCTCAACTGCATGCAGTCGATAGATTACAGGGCGGTTTTACAGAACTTAGCGGTTATGAAGCGCCCCCTCATGCCAGTGAAACGCATACCGATGAAACCCAAACATTCGATATTGAAACGCCAACCGAGAATTTAGACTCCTATCCTTTGGGGCTTGCGCGCGCGCAACTTCACGAAACCTATGTTCTCGCCCAAACTGCTGACGGGCTGGTAATCGTTGACCAGCATGCCGCCCATGAGAGATTGGTTTATGAGCGAATGAAAGAGGATATGGCAGTCAAAGGTGTCGAGCGGCAAATCTTGCTCCTCCCCGAAGTGGTTGAGCTTGATAGTGCCGAGACTGACCGTCTTATGGCGCGACGTGCTGAATTGGCTGAGATTGGGTTTGTTCTAGAAAGTTTTGGTGATGGGGCGGTTCTGGTTCGGGAAATTCCGACGCTTTTTAGAAATGCGGATGTGAAACAACTTGTGCAGGATTTGGCAGACGAAATTGCAGAGCTTGGAGCGGCACTCGCAATTAAGGAGAAGCTTGAAGAAATATGCAGCACGCTTGCCTGTCACGGTTCGGTGCGGGCTGGGCGACGGCTCAACGGCGAAGAAATGAACGCCTTGTTGCGAGAAATGGAAGATACCCCACATGCCGGGCAATGTAATCACGGTCGCCCGACCTATGTGGAGTTAAAACTAGCTGATATCGAAAAACTGTTTGGGCGCCGCTAA
- a CDS encoding acyl-CoA dehydrogenase family protein, translating to MNFDYSDKTKSLIEDVANFMDKHIYPAEPIYNQQMKDFGDNRWQVVPVLEELKAKAKEAGLWNLFLPESDLGAGLTNLEYAPLAELMGRVGFASEVFNCSAPDTGNMEVLIRYGTPEQQEKWLTPLLAGEIRSAFLMTEPDVASSDATNIKTSITRDGDEYVINGRKWWSSGLGDPRCKITILMGKTDFDAPRHQQQSMILVPVDTPGVEVLRPLTVFGYDDAPHGHMEVKLDNVRVPAENMLLGEGRGFEIAQGRLGPGRIHHCMRTIGLAERALETMCGRLASRQVFGKKIFEHSLWEERIAEARTDLEMTRLLCLKAAHMMDTVGNKVAQAEIAMIKVAGPKVALKIIDNAIQSHGGGGVSQDFDLAQMYTHARTMRLVDGPDEVHNRAIARIEMKKYIDQSQA from the coding sequence ATGAATTTTGATTATTCTGATAAAACCAAATCACTAATAGAAGATGTCGCAAACTTTATGGATAAGCACATTTATCCTGCTGAGCCAATTTACAATCAACAGATGAAGGATTTCGGTGATAACCGCTGGCAGGTTGTGCCAGTCCTTGAAGAATTGAAAGCCAAAGCAAAAGAAGCGGGGCTTTGGAATTTGTTTCTTCCCGAAAGTGATCTGGGTGCTGGTCTGACTAATTTGGAATATGCTCCCCTCGCTGAATTAATGGGTCGGGTAGGCTTCGCCTCGGAAGTATTTAATTGTAGCGCACCTGATACGGGTAATATGGAAGTGCTTATCCGGTACGGAACGCCAGAACAACAGGAAAAATGGCTAACGCCTCTTCTTGCCGGTGAAATCCGTTCCGCCTTTTTGATGACTGAACCAGATGTCGCATCGTCAGACGCCACAAATATCAAAACTTCTATCACCCGCGATGGTGATGAGTATGTCATCAATGGGCGTAAATGGTGGTCGTCAGGCCTTGGTGACCCGAGATGTAAAATCACCATTCTGATGGGTAAGACCGATTTTGACGCGCCCCGTCACCAACAGCAATCCATGATACTCGTCCCTGTGGATACACCAGGCGTTGAAGTTTTAAGACCATTGACGGTTTTCGGCTATGATGATGCGCCGCATGGTCACATGGAAGTCAAGTTGGATAATGTGCGTGTCCCGGCTGAAAATATGTTGCTTGGCGAAGGCAGAGGATTTGAAATCGCCCAAGGACGCCTTGGCCCTGGTCGTATTCACCACTGCATGAGGACCATCGGTCTTGCAGAGCGCGCTTTGGAAACAATGTGTGGTCGTCTTGCCTCACGCCAAGTTTTCGGCAAAAAAATCTTTGAACATTCGCTCTGGGAAGAGCGCATTGCTGAAGCCAGAACTGACTTGGAAATGACGCGTCTCTTGTGCCTCAAAGCCGCCCATATGATGGATACGGTCGGCAATAAAGTGGCGCAAGCAGAAATTGCCATGATTAAAGTTGCCGGCCCCAAGGTAGCGCTTAAAATCATTGATAATGCAATCCAGTCCCATGGCGGCGGTGGTGTCAGTCAGGATTTTGATCTCGCGCAAATGTATACACATGCGCGCACCATGCGTCTGGTTGATGGCCCTGATGAAGTTCACAATCGCGCCATTGCCCGTATTGAAATGAAAAAATACATAGACCAATCACAAGCCTAG
- a CDS encoding peptidylprolyl isomerase, translated as MTDMENPSTENLPYMPFLLGLVALAGLIVAVSTVFDTPKPDYEGTAVAFVNEVPIPETGYLRALSMLEQDKRGPITDADRIRILDLLIEEELLIQRADEINLIGIDSSVRKSLTSAMIQFIISENGDTEITDDILNSHFLNNLDYFTPSKQIWVKRIYVRGARDDAEQRLQQIRTALQQGENFDTVATQLGDEIFPEIPNSLLPPSKLQAYLGPALTQTAISLDEGAITNAIRVGSGWHFLYLVQQRKGVVPEFDDIRDQVENDYLRKVEEKALRDYLDWLRERADIDQTASQLQPADF; from the coding sequence ATGACAGATATGGAAAATCCCTCTACCGAAAACCTGCCCTATATGCCCTTTTTGCTTGGGCTGGTGGCACTTGCCGGTCTCATCGTGGCGGTCAGCACCGTTTTTGATACACCCAAACCTGACTATGAGGGCACCGCCGTCGCTTTTGTAAATGAAGTGCCCATCCCTGAAACAGGTTATCTCAGAGCCTTATCCATGCTTGAACAGGATAAGCGTGGGCCGATTACAGATGCTGACAGAATACGGATACTGGATTTATTAATTGAGGAAGAATTGCTCATTCAGCGTGCTGATGAAATTAATCTTATCGGGATTGATAGCTCCGTCCGTAAATCGCTAACGAGCGCCATGATACAATTTATCATATCTGAAAATGGTGATACCGAGATAACAGACGATATTCTCAACTCGCATTTCTTGAATAATCTTGATTATTTTACCCCAAGCAAACAAATCTGGGTGAAACGGATTTATGTGAGAGGTGCCCGCGACGATGCAGAACAGCGGCTGCAACAAATTCGTACGGCACTCCAACAGGGTGAAAATTTTGATACCGTCGCCACACAGTTGGGTGATGAGATTTTTCCAGAAATACCAAATAGCCTTTTGCCACCAAGCAAATTACAAGCCTATCTGGGGCCAGCTTTGACGCAAACTGCTATCTCTCTTGATGAAGGCGCAATAACCAACGCCATTCGTGTTGGCAGTGGTTGGCATTTTTTATATCTGGTACAACAGCGTAAAGGCGTTGTGCCGGAATTTGACGACATCCGAGATCAGGTCGAAAACGACTATCTCAGGAAAGTCGAAGAAAAAGCGCTCCGCGATTATCTTGATTGGCTGCGAGAGCGCGCCGATATTGATCAAACTGCTTCTCAACTTCAACCGGCTGATTTTTAG
- a CDS encoding pseudouridine synthase yields the protein MNDKTNQAIKGDRIAKVLARSGLSSRREAETIIQAGRVTVNGKSINSPALNVLPSDRITVDGKEIAQPDPPRLWRYYKPRGLVTTERDPQGRVTIFSKLPDNLPRVLSVGRLDINTEGLLLLTNDGGLKRHLELPETGWLRRYRVRAFGRADQRKLLELKKGVTLEDVHYRGVDVDVERQQGGNVWLTISLREGKNREVKKLLSYVGLEVNRLIRLSFGPFQLGNLETGAVEEIPRRVLRQQLGSTWSDISEGRVPQAKPKTRSKQTADRPEKKLARGKGKTVSNSSVSFKTKSSQDSPPKNLPEKNVTPWKMSDNKATSKKKTLKLKKK from the coding sequence ATGAATGACAAGACAAATCAGGCAATTAAAGGGGATCGCATAGCCAAAGTTTTGGCGCGCTCGGGTCTGTCCTCCAGACGTGAGGCTGAGACAATTATTCAGGCAGGGCGCGTAACGGTAAATGGCAAATCCATTAATTCGCCTGCTTTAAATGTCCTGCCTTCTGACCGTATCACTGTTGATGGGAAAGAAATTGCCCAGCCCGATCCACCGCGCCTATGGCGGTATTATAAACCGCGTGGCCTTGTCACGACTGAACGCGACCCGCAAGGCAGGGTAACGATTTTCTCAAAACTGCCTGATAATCTTCCGCGTGTGTTATCTGTCGGGCGGCTTGATATTAATACCGAAGGTCTTTTGTTATTGACTAATGATGGAGGACTTAAGCGTCATCTAGAATTGCCTGAAACCGGATGGTTGCGGCGTTACCGCGTGCGTGCTTTCGGGAGAGCCGATCAGCGAAAATTGCTGGAGTTAAAAAAAGGCGTCACACTTGAAGATGTTCATTATCGCGGAGTTGATGTTGATGTTGAACGCCAGCAGGGGGGGAATGTATGGCTGACAATTTCTCTGAGAGAAGGCAAAAATCGTGAAGTTAAAAAACTTCTCAGCTATGTTGGTTTAGAGGTTAATCGTCTCATTCGACTTTCATTCGGGCCTTTCCAACTCGGCAATTTGGAAACTGGTGCAGTAGAGGAAATCCCCCGCCGTGTTCTGCGTCAGCAACTTGGTTCAACTTGGTCTGATATTTCGGAGGGGCGGGTGCCGCAAGCCAAGCCAAAAACCAGGAGCAAACAAACGGCAGACCGTCCAGAAAAGAAACTGGCACGGGGAAAAGGTAAAACAGTTTCTAATTCCAGCGTCTCTTTCAAGACAAAATCATCGCAAGATAGTCCTCCGAAAAATCTGCCTGAAAAAAATGTGACTCCTTGGAAGATGTCCGATAATAAAGCGACGTCAAAAAAGAAAACGCTAAAACTTAAAAAAAAATGA